Proteins found in one Pagrus major chromosome 20, Pma_NU_1.0 genomic segment:
- the LOC141015544 gene encoding protein VCF1, protein MLTDNRKRHRSCDSEEDQQLSPQAKRSGGGPSLLVSDLDSESSSSDSSNGISSPETAIVVTTRPCIHSQNNRITQSSPSPKPEDSAISLQRGFHGDGSSLSYDYINRVLREAHFSSLQTRGRPGST, encoded by the exons ATGCTGACTGACAACAG GAAACGACACCGTAGTTGTGACAGCGAGGAAGACCAACAGCTGAGTCCTCAGGCCAAGAGATCAGGAGGAGGTCCCAGCCTGCTCGTGTCAGATCTGGACTCAGAG TCTTCCAGCAGCGACAGCAGTAACGGGATCAGTAGTCCAGAGACAGCAATAGTGGTTACCACCAGGCCGTGCATACACAGCCAGAACAACCGCATCACCCAGTCCTCCCCCAGCCCAAAGCCTGAAGACTCCGCTATTTCCTTGCAGCGTGGTTTCCATGGCGACGGCAGCAGTCTCTCCTACGACTACATCAATAGAGTCCTGAGGGAGGCGCACTTCAGTAGTCTGCAGACCAGAGGACGTCCAGGCTCGACATGa